In Mixophyes fleayi isolate aMixFle1 chromosome 4, aMixFle1.hap1, whole genome shotgun sequence, the following proteins share a genomic window:
- the LOC142149801 gene encoding volume-regulated anion channel subunit LRRC8A-like, producing MIPLSELKNFSAQDPALRILKPWWDVMSDYINVFMLMVSVFAASLQMSQEKMLCVPTPPSPRGAVVVNLTSTSGVQNYLFHSGYKTTLDFQYYLLIEQWCYDNDVLSYSRFFPYLILTNSMIFLITSNFWFKFPGTSSKIDQFISVLGKCLNSPWTIKALSETVYENITEIPIKAESSSPIMPPVSMPECKELTGMPQTSQQEPTHVHVENVERPPVTSDSSKNLAGAVVDTGDTVKILDKKEGEQAKALFEKVKKFRLHTEEKDILYCMYRRQTILRLLEAITFLIYVSYYTPRMKHVIHCVEPLNITGYTDYYCIHGLWRMFSMLSIGYLFVLCIYICICLYTVNWICYNKLKEYSFETIRKESGIDDIPDVINDFAFLLHLINQYDKLYSWKFAVFLSDVSETKLLQVNLNHYWNQEKLKQCLTINSKGKTELRLSMLPGVPTLVFELVEIEVLKLEFIKSMTLIAAISNLRLLKELWVTNSKVKVETQALAFLKTNLDILKVHFSNPDQIPSWIYNMSCLQKLYISGRLRLQNKTITLLSFKDLTQLKFLSLKLYTPIIPPTVLDLVHTLRHLTIHNETCKLSPVTNLKKFTNLTHLRLIHCHLDRIPSSVFSLVKLQMVDFSNNCLCSLVELASFQQLEKLECLCLSNNIISTIPPHIAKLASLERLYISSNQLTEISVAVFKLARLSYLDISNNEICTLPTEVGQLVGLEYLSIAHNRLTSLPNQLFSCTKLQTLIVSHNRISAISPLIGELMQLTYLDIIDNNLEKLPAELEKCSSLKRNQLLVEKEVFATLPQDVKEKMKTSATSNGGSSA from the exons ATGATTCCATTGTCTGAACTCAAGAATTTCAGTGCACAAGACCCTGCTCTGCGGATCTTGAAACCATGGTGGGATGTTATGTCTGATTACATCAATGTCTTTATGCTGATGGTGTCCGTGTTCGCTGCCAGTCTGCAG ATGTCGCAAGAGAAAATGCTATGTGTTCCTACACCCCCAAGTCCTCGAGGAGCTGTTGTAGTTAATCTTACCTCGACAAGTGGAGTACAAAATTACCTATTCCATTCAGGTTACAAGACAACTCTGGATTTCCAATACTATTTACTGATCGAACAATGGTGCTATGATAATGATGTACTTTCTTATTCAAggttctttccttaccttatccTGACCAATTCAATGATTTTCTTGATTACCAGCAACTTTTGGTTTAAATTCCCAGGGACAAGTTCAAAGATTGACCAATTTATCTCTGTTTTGGGAAAGTGTCTAAATTCGCCTTGGACCATTAAAGCCCTTTCAGAAACAGTGTATGAGAACATAACTGAAATACCTATCAAAGCGGAAAGTTCTTCTCCAATAATGCCTCCTGTATCTATGCCGGAATGCAAAGAACTGACTGGAATGCCACAAACCTCACAACAGGAACCTACCCATGTCCATGTTGAAAATGTTGAGAGACCACCAGTGACATCTGATAGCTCCAAGAACCTTGCTGGTGCTGTGGTAGACACAGGAGACACAGTGAAAATTCTGGACAAGAAGGAAGGGGAACAGGCCAAGGCTCTTTTTGAGAAAGTTAAGAAGTTTCGTCTCCACACAGAAGAGAAAGACATACTTTACTGCATGTACAGAAGGCAAACTATTCTCAGATTGCTGGAAGCAATAACATTTTTGATATATGTTTCTTATTATACACCACGCATGAAGCATGTGATCCACTGTGTTGAGCCATTAAACATAACTGGGTACACAGATTATTATTGTATACATGGATTGTGGAGAATGTTCAGCATGTTGTCCATTGGCTACTTGTTTGTACTGTGCATCTACATCTGTATATGCCTTTACACTGTAAACTGGATCTGCTACAACAAGCTAAAGGAATACTCATTTGAAACTATCCGGAAAGAATCAGGCATAGATGACATCCCTGATGTTATCAATGACTTTGCCTTTCTCCTTCATTTGATAAACCAATATGATAAGCTTTACTCCTGGAAGTTTGCAGTCTTCCTGTCCGATGTGAGTGAGACCAAGTTGCTCCAAGTTAACCTAAACCACTACTGGAACCAGGAGAAACTGAAGCAGTGCTTAACCATCAACTCAAAGGGAAAGACAGAGCTTCGACTATCCATGCTGCCTGGCGTCCCAACACTGGTCTTTGAATTGGTAGAAATAGAGGTACTGAAGCTTGAGTTCATCAAAAGTATGactttaatagcagccatttCCAACCTCAGGTTACTGAAAGAACTGTGGGTGACTAATAGTAAGGTGAAGGTGGAAACACAAGCTCTGGCCTTTCTGAAGACCAACTTGGACATCCTGAAAGTGCATTTCAGCAATCCCGACCAGATCCCATCTTGGATATATAACATGTCATGTCTACAGAAGCTATATATCAGTGGCCGCCTTCGGTTGCAAAATAAGACAATTACTTTACTATCCTTTAAGGATCTTACACAGCTCAAGTTTCTTTCCCTCAAGCTGTATACACCCATAATTCCTCCAACTGTACTGGACTTGGTCCATACTCTTAGACACCTCACAATTCATAATGAAACTTGTAAATTGTCTCCTGTCACCAACCTGAAGAAATTTACAAACCTGACTCACCTTAGGCTTATACATTGCCATTTGGATCGGATACCCAGTTCTGTATTTAGCCTAGTGAAACTCCAGATGGTAGACTTCAGCAATAACTGCCTGTGCTCCCTGGTGGAACTTGCTAGCTTCCAGCAGTTGGAGAAATTGGAATGTCTTTGTCTGTCCAATAATATCATCTCTACTATCCCGCCACACATTGCTAAACTAGCCAGCCTAGAAAGGCTGTACATAAGTAGCAATCAACTCACAGAAATTTCTGTAGCAGTCTTCAAGCTGGCTAGATTGTCCTATTTGGATATATCCAATAATGAGATCTGCACCCTACCAACAGAGGTCGGGCAGCTTGTAGGACTGGAGTACCTCTCAATAGCTCACAATAGGTTAACTTCTCTGCCCAACCAACTTTTCTCCTGCACAAAGCTTCAGACTCTGATAGTTTCCCATAACCGCATTTCCGCAATTTCACCACTGATAGGAGAATTAATGCAATTGACCTATTTAGATATAATAGACAATAATCTTGAGAAACTCCCTGCAGAACTAGAAAAATGCTCCTCTCTGAAGAGGAACCAGCTGCTGGTTGAGAAGGAAGTTTTTGCCACTTTACCGCAGGatgtgaaggagaagatgaagaCTTCTGCTACCAGCAATGGTGGT